A genomic window from Hypomesus transpacificus isolate Combined female chromosome 15, fHypTra1, whole genome shotgun sequence includes:
- the LOC124478285 gene encoding POU domain class 2-associating factor 1, whose amino-acid sequence MHWDKSPPAGQASARPYQGVRVRDPVKELLRKKRGLDPHSTRTAPSAAGPATVISLPSYSQVYQVDFDAVGCPPSPSTPPAGSEGGGQCAGWVAPSSEPTSAFWPCHDYHQQNDLMTFSSTTFTPTTFSTATFTPSTLSYPSGPAMAGEVYMQSVCPSYTVLAPPSVLTYTHTPLFTNFGTIPVSSGSPHFPQVELQDVAYIPWAQPFASLPSVPTQASIPTLPTLSNLHSTGVQFATCSATLPGTLLPMALPLSSLPQTNPQTDGRHTPQTLEEALKEALEVDPGPDQQPEPMNPLEMLLEEQVEADEEKEEEEVEEQEEGRETFRPLLFTSVI is encoded by the exons ATGCACTGGGACAAAT CGCCCCCAGCAGGCCAGGCCAGTGCTAGGCCCTACCAAGGGGTGCGTGTCCGAGACCCAGTCAAGGAACTGttgagaaagaaaagaggaCTTGACCCCCACAGCACCAGGACAGCGCCATCTGCAGCA GGTCCGGCCACTGTCATCAGCCTGCCATCATACTCACAAGTCT ATCAGGTTGACTTTGACGCAGTCGgatgcccccccagcccctccacccccccagcaggcagtgagggaggggggcagtgtgCTGGCTGGGTTGCCCCTTCTTCAGAACCCACCAGTGCCTTTTGGCCCTGCCATGACTATCACCAGCAGAATGACCTCATGACCTTTAGTAGCACAACTTTTACCCCGACGACTTTCAGCACTGCGACCTTCACCCCCTCGACCTTGAGCTACCCCAGTGGCCCAGCGATGGCGGGGGAGGTTTACATGCAGTCAGTGTGTCCCAGCTACACGGTCCTGGCCCCACCCTCTGTACtcacctacacgcacacaccacttTTCACCAACTttggg ACCATCCCTGTGTCCTCTGGATCCCCCCACTTCCCCCAGGTGGAACTTCAGGATGTTGCCTACATCCCCTGGGCCCAGCCCTTTGCCTCCCTGCCTTCTGTACCCACCCAAGCCTCCATACCCACCCTGCCCACACTCTCCAACCTCCATTCCACAGGGGTCCAGTTTGCCACCTGTTCTGCCACCCTGCCCGGGACCTTGCTCCCCATGGCACTGCCGCTGAGCTCCCTGCCTCAGACCAATCCCCAGACTGATGGGCGGCACACCCCTCAGACACTGGAGGAGGCCCTGAAAGAGGCCTTGGAGGTGGACCCAGGCCCTGACCAGCAACCAGAGCCTATGAACCCTCTGGAGATGCTTCTGGAAGAACAGGTGGAGGCAGacgaggagaaagaagaggaggaggtggaagaacaggaggagggtagagagacatTTCGTCCCTTGCTCTTCACATCTGTTATCTGA